Proteins from a single region of Streptomyces sp. Tu 3180:
- the mraY gene encoding phospho-N-acetylmuramoyl-pentapeptide-transferase: MMNQILFAGVIGLFLTLIGTPLLIKLLARKGYGQYIRDDGPREHASKRGTPTMGGIAFILATVAAYFLSKVITGKPPTFSGLLVLGLMVGMGLVGFLDDYIKIVKRRSLGLRAKAKMAGQLIVGIAFAVLSLQFADARGNTPASTKLSFITDFGWTIGPVLFVVWALFMILAMSNGVNLTDGLDGLATGASVLVFGAYTFIGVWQFQESCANALELTNPGACYEVRDPLDLAVVSSALMGACLGFLWWNTSPAKIFMGDTGSLALGGVLAGLAICSRTELLLAILGGLFVLITMSVVIQVGSFRLTGKRVFRMAPLQHHFELKGWSEVLVVVRFWIIQGICVIVGLGLFYAGWAADK; the protein is encoded by the coding sequence ATGATGAATCAGATCCTGTTCGCAGGTGTCATCGGCCTCTTCCTGACGCTGATCGGCACCCCGTTGCTGATCAAGCTGCTCGCGCGCAAGGGGTACGGCCAGTACATCCGTGACGACGGCCCGCGCGAGCACGCCAGCAAGCGCGGTACGCCGACCATGGGCGGCATCGCCTTCATCCTGGCGACGGTCGCCGCCTACTTCCTCAGCAAGGTGATCACCGGCAAGCCGCCGACCTTCTCGGGCCTGCTGGTGCTCGGCCTCATGGTCGGCATGGGCCTGGTCGGCTTCCTGGACGACTACATCAAGATCGTCAAGCGGCGTTCGCTGGGTCTGCGGGCCAAGGCGAAGATGGCCGGCCAGCTGATCGTCGGCATCGCCTTCGCGGTGCTCTCGCTGCAGTTCGCGGACGCCCGCGGCAACACCCCGGCCTCCACGAAGCTGTCGTTCATCACGGACTTCGGCTGGACCATCGGCCCGGTGCTGTTCGTGGTCTGGGCGCTGTTCATGATCCTCGCGATGTCGAACGGCGTGAACCTGACCGACGGCCTGGACGGTCTGGCCACCGGCGCCTCCGTGCTCGTCTTCGGCGCCTACACGTTCATCGGCGTCTGGCAGTTCCAGGAGTCGTGCGCCAACGCCCTGGAACTGACCAACCCGGGCGCCTGTTACGAGGTGCGCGACCCGCTCGACCTCGCGGTCGTCTCCTCCGCGCTGATGGGCGCCTGCCTCGGCTTCCTGTGGTGGAACACCTCCCCGGCCAAGATCTTCATGGGCGACACCGGTTCGCTGGCGCTCGGCGGTGTGCTCGCGGGTCTCGCGATCTGCTCCCGCACCGAGCTGCTGCTCGCCATCCTCGGCGGTCTGTTCGTCCTCATCACCATGTCGGTGGTCATCCAGGTCGGCTCCTTCCGGCTCACCGGGAAGCGGGTCTTCCGGATGGCGCCGCTCCAGCATCACTTCGAACTCAAGGGCTGGTCCGAAGTCCTCGTGGTGGTCCGCTTCTGGATCATCCAGGGCATCTGTGTGATCGTCGGACTGGGCCTCTTCTACGCGGGATGGGCAGCGGACAAGTGA
- a CDS encoding UDP-N-acetylmuramoyl-L-alanyl-D-glutamate--2,6-diaminopimelate ligase, whose product MTYPGPPRPVQVSATPLAELADQLGAPAPDRTAEVTGITHDSRAVRPGDLYAALPGARAHGADFAVQAAGLGAVAALTDPSGAERVAAAGLPALVVDDPRGRMGELAATIYGHPGRDLLQIGITGTSGKTTTAYLVEGGLRTARSADGGGGGRRVGLVGTVEMRIGEERIKSERTTPEATDLQALFAVMRERGTDAVAMEVSSHALVLGRVDGCVFDIAVFTNLSPEHMEFHSGMEDYFRAKAQLFTPKRSRVGVVNVDDEYGRRLAEEAGVPVVTYSAEGHPDADWRAEDVKVGPMDSTFTVVGPGDERIAARAPLPGAFNVANTLAAIVALAAAGLDPQSAADGVAAVPGVPGRLERVDAGQPYLAVVDYAHKTDAVESVLRALRKVTEGKVHVVLGCGGDRDTTKRAPMGAAAARLADTAVLTSDNPRSEDPLAILATMLQGAASVPAHERGEVQVFEDRAAAIAAAVARAQPGDTVLVAGKGHEQGQDIAGVVRPFDDRQVLREAIKKTQG is encoded by the coding sequence GTGACATACCCGGGACCGCCCCGGCCGGTGCAGGTCTCCGCCACACCCCTCGCGGAACTCGCCGACCAGCTGGGTGCCCCCGCGCCGGACCGGACCGCCGAGGTCACGGGCATCACCCACGACTCGCGCGCCGTCCGCCCCGGCGACCTGTACGCCGCCCTCCCCGGCGCCCGCGCCCACGGCGCCGACTTCGCCGTCCAGGCCGCCGGCCTCGGCGCGGTCGCCGCGCTGACCGACCCGTCCGGCGCCGAGCGGGTCGCCGCGGCCGGGCTGCCGGCGCTGGTGGTCGACGACCCGCGCGGGCGGATGGGCGAGCTGGCGGCGACCATCTACGGCCACCCGGGCCGCGACCTGCTCCAGATCGGCATCACCGGCACCTCCGGCAAGACCACCACCGCCTATCTCGTCGAGGGCGGCCTGAGGACCGCCCGCAGCGCGGACGGGGGTGGCGGCGGGCGCCGGGTGGGGCTGGTCGGCACCGTCGAGATGCGCATCGGCGAGGAGCGCATCAAGTCCGAGCGCACCACGCCCGAGGCCACCGACCTGCAGGCGCTGTTCGCCGTCATGCGCGAACGCGGCACCGACGCGGTCGCCATGGAGGTCTCCAGCCACGCCCTGGTCCTCGGCCGGGTCGACGGCTGCGTCTTCGACATCGCCGTCTTCACCAACCTCAGCCCGGAGCACATGGAGTTCCACTCCGGCATGGAGGACTACTTCCGGGCCAAGGCGCAGCTGTTCACGCCGAAACGCAGCAGGGTCGGCGTGGTCAACGTCGACGACGAGTACGGCCGCCGCCTCGCCGAGGAGGCCGGCGTCCCGGTCGTCACCTACTCCGCCGAGGGCCACCCCGACGCCGACTGGCGCGCCGAGGACGTGAAGGTCGGCCCGATGGACTCGACGTTCACCGTGGTCGGCCCCGGGGACGAGCGGATCGCCGCCCGGGCGCCGCTGCCGGGCGCCTTCAACGTCGCCAACACCCTCGCCGCGATCGTCGCGCTGGCCGCCGCCGGCCTCGACCCGCAGAGCGCCGCCGACGGCGTCGCCGCCGTGCCGGGCGTGCCGGGCCGGCTGGAGCGCGTGGACGCCGGACAGCCGTATCTCGCGGTCGTGGACTACGCCCACAAGACCGACGCCGTGGAATCGGTGCTGCGCGCCCTGCGCAAGGTCACCGAGGGCAAGGTGCACGTCGTGCTCGGCTGCGGCGGCGACCGCGACACCACCAAGCGCGCCCCCATGGGCGCCGCCGCCGCGCGGCTCGCCGACACCGCCGTACTGACCTCCGACAACCCCCGCTCCGAGGACCCCCTCGCGATCCTCGCCACCATGCTCCAGGGCGCGGCCTCCGTGCCCGCCCACGAGCGCGGCGAGGTGCAGGTCTTCGAGGACCGGGCCGCCGCCATCGCCGCAGCCGTGGCCCGGGCGCAGCCCGGCGACACCGTGCTGGTCGCGGGCAAGGGCCACGAGCAGGGGCAGGACATCGCCGGGGTGGTGCGTCCCTTCGACGACCGCCAGGTGCTTCGCGAAGCCATCAAGAAGACCCAGGGATGA
- a CDS encoding FtsQ-type POTRA domain-containing protein, translating into MAGSTTAERGERRQGSSGPPPVLRSRRRRLRVLVVLAVALAFLGSGTFWLLYGSDLVRVERVSVSGTRVLAPAQVRDAADVPLGEQLVSVDTEAIEARLARELPRIDTVDVVRSWPREIELKVTERTAVLIVKKGGKFIEVDNEGVRFATVSRAPRGVPALELAVSRTGSAAASLRRFGEDRLVREAVRVAAAVPDPVARATRSVKVRSYDDISLRLTDGRTVDWGSGEKGAAKARALTALMKAAPGARHFDVSVPTAPASSGS; encoded by the coding sequence GTGGCCGGATCGACCACCGCCGAGCGCGGTGAGCGCCGCCAGGGGTCGTCCGGCCCGCCGCCCGTCCTGCGGTCCCGGCGACGGCGCCTCCGGGTGCTCGTCGTCCTGGCCGTCGCCCTCGCGTTCCTCGGGAGCGGGACCTTCTGGCTGCTGTACGGCTCGGACCTCGTGCGCGTGGAGCGGGTGTCCGTGTCCGGTACCCGGGTCCTGGCGCCCGCGCAGGTGCGGGACGCCGCGGACGTCCCGCTCGGGGAGCAGTTGGTTTCCGTGGACACCGAGGCGATCGAGGCACGGCTTGCCCGGGAATTGCCCCGAATCGACACGGTTGACGTGGTGCGTTCCTGGCCGCGCGAAATCGAGCTGAAAGTGACCGAGCGCACTGCGGTCCTTATCGTGAAAAAGGGCGGAAAGTTCATCGAAGTGGACAATGAAGGTGTCCGATTCGCCACGGTTTCTCGGGCTCCCCGGGGCGTGCCCGCGCTGGAATTGGCCGTCTCCCGGACCGGTTCCGCGGCCGCGAGCCTGCGGCGCTTCGGCGAGGACCGGCTGGTGCGGGAGGCGGTGCGGGTCGCCGCCGCCGTCCCGGACCCCGTCGCGCGCGCGACCCGCAGCGTCAAGGTCCGCTCCTACGACGACATCTCGCTGCGGTTGACGGACGGCAGGACGGTCGACTGGGGGAGCGGCGAGAAGGGGGCCGCGAAGGCCCGCGCCCTCACCGCCCTGATGAAAGCGGCTCCCGGTGCGCGGCACTTCGACGTCAGCGTTCCCACGGCCCCCGCGTCATCGGGGAGTTGA
- the murG gene encoding undecaprenyldiphospho-muramoylpentapeptide beta-N-acetylglucosaminyltransferase, protein MHVVLAGGGTAGHIEPALALADALRRQDPTVGITALGTERGLETRLVPERGYELALIPAVPLPRKPTPELITVPGRLRGTIKATEQILERTKADAVVGFGGYVALPGYLAAKRLGVPIVIHEANARPGLANKIGSRYAAQVAVSTPDSKLRGARYIGIPLRRSIATLDRAAVRPEARAAFGLDPNLPTLLVSGGSQGARRLNEVVQQVAPWLQQAGIQILHAVGPKNELPQVHQMPGMPPYIPVSYLDRMDLAYAAADMMLCRAGAMTVAELSAVGLPAAYVPLPIGNGEQRLNAQPVVKAGGGLLVDDAELTPEWVQHNVLPVLADPHRLYEMSRAAAEFGRRDADDLLVGMVYEAIASRHHH, encoded by the coding sequence GTGCATGTCGTACTCGCCGGCGGAGGAACCGCGGGCCACATCGAGCCCGCGCTCGCCCTCGCGGACGCTCTGCGCAGGCAGGACCCGACCGTGGGCATCACGGCCCTGGGCACGGAGCGCGGCCTCGAGACGCGCCTGGTACCCGAGCGCGGGTACGAGCTGGCGCTGATCCCCGCCGTACCACTGCCACGCAAGCCGACCCCCGAGCTGATCACCGTCCCGGGCCGGCTGCGCGGCACGATCAAGGCGACCGAGCAGATCCTGGAGCGCACCAAGGCGGACGCCGTGGTCGGCTTCGGCGGCTACGTCGCCCTGCCCGGCTACCTCGCCGCCAAGCGGCTCGGCGTGCCGATCGTGATCCACGAGGCCAACGCCCGGCCCGGCCTGGCCAACAAGATCGGCTCCCGCTACGCCGCCCAGGTCGCCGTCTCCACGCCCGACAGCAAGCTGCGGGGCGCCCGCTACATCGGCATCCCGCTGCGCCGCTCCATCGCCACGCTGGACCGGGCCGCCGTGCGCCCCGAGGCCCGCGCCGCGTTCGGGCTCGACCCCAACCTGCCGACGCTGCTGGTCTCCGGCGGCTCGCAGGGCGCCCGCCGGCTGAACGAGGTCGTCCAGCAGGTGGCTCCGTGGCTCCAGCAGGCCGGGATCCAGATCCTGCACGCGGTCGGCCCGAAGAACGAACTGCCGCAGGTGCACCAGATGCCGGGGATGCCCCCCTACATCCCGGTAAGTTACCTGGACCGGATGGACCTCGCGTACGCCGCGGCCGACATGATGCTCTGCCGCGCGGGCGCGATGACCGTCGCCGAGCTCTCCGCCGTCGGACTCCCGGCCGCCTACGTCCCGCTGCCCATCGGCAACGGCGAACAGCGGCTCAACGCCCAGCCGGTGGTCAAGGCCGGCGGCGGCCTGCTGGTCGACGACGCGGAACTGACGCCGGAGTGGGTGCAGCACAACGTCCTGCCCGTGCTCGCCGATCCGCACCGGCTGTACGAGATGTCCCGCGCCGCCGCCGAGTTCGGCCGCCGGGACGCCGACGACCTGCTCGTCGGCATGGTGTACGAGGCGATCGCCTCGCGCCACCACCACTGA
- the ftsW gene encoding putative lipid II flippase FtsW has protein sequence MSSSRTGGPPVQRAVRRPAAPRPPRENPLRTLHTRARRAWDRPLTAYYLILGGSALITVLGLVMVYSASQITALQMSLPGSYFFRKQLLAAVIGAVLLLVASRMPVRLHRALAYPILAGAVFLMVLVQVPGIGVAVNGNQNWIALGGSFQIQPSEFGKLALVLWGADLLARKQDKRLLTQWKHMLVPLVPAAFMLLGLIMLGGDMGTAIILTAILFGLLWLAGAPTRLFAGVLSVAALLGVILIRTSPNRMARLSCLGATEPQSGPVDCWQAVHGIYALASGGIFGSGLGASVEKWGQLPEAHTDFIFAVTGEELGLAGTLSVLALFAALGYAGIRVAGRTEDPFVRYAAGGVTTWITAQAVINIGAVLGLLPIAGVPLPLFSYGGSALLPTMFAIGLLIAFAREDPAARMALAMRQPRFGKKRTRGSQRPRRWNTMRRRATAARSSGER, from the coding sequence ATGTCCAGTAGCCGTACCGGCGGACCGCCCGTGCAGCGGGCCGTCCGCAGGCCCGCCGCACCCCGGCCCCCGCGCGAGAACCCCCTGCGCACCCTGCACACGCGGGCCCGCAGGGCCTGGGACCGGCCGCTGACCGCGTACTACCTGATCCTCGGCGGCAGCGCGCTGATCACCGTGCTCGGCCTGGTGATGGTCTACTCGGCCTCCCAGATCACCGCGCTGCAGATGTCCCTGCCGGGCTCCTACTTCTTCCGCAAGCAGCTGCTGGCCGCCGTGATCGGCGCCGTGCTGCTGCTCGTGGCCTCCCGGATGCCGGTGAGGCTGCACCGGGCGCTGGCCTACCCCATCCTCGCGGGCGCCGTCTTCCTGATGGTCCTGGTGCAGGTGCCGGGGATAGGGGTCGCGGTCAACGGCAACCAGAACTGGATCGCCCTCGGCGGCTCCTTCCAGATCCAGCCCAGCGAGTTCGGCAAGCTGGCGCTGGTGCTGTGGGGCGCCGATCTGCTCGCCCGCAAGCAGGACAAGCGGCTGCTGACCCAGTGGAAGCACATGCTGGTGCCGCTGGTGCCGGCCGCCTTCATGCTGCTCGGGCTGATCATGCTCGGCGGCGACATGGGCACGGCGATCATCCTGACGGCGATCCTGTTCGGCCTGCTGTGGCTGGCCGGGGCGCCCACGCGGCTGTTCGCCGGTGTGCTGTCCGTGGCCGCCCTGCTCGGCGTGATCCTCATCCGCACCAGCCCCAACCGCATGGCGCGGCTCTCCTGCCTCGGAGCCACCGAACCCCAGTCGGGACCGGTCGACTGCTGGCAGGCGGTGCACGGGATCTACGCCCTCGCCTCCGGCGGAATTTTCGGTTCCGGACTCGGTGCGAGTGTGGAGAAATGGGGCCAACTCCCCGAAGCCCACACCGACTTCATCTTCGCCGTCACCGGTGAGGAACTGGGGCTGGCGGGGACGCTGTCGGTGCTCGCCCTCTTCGCGGCTCTAGGCTATGCGGGCATCCGCGTGGCCGGACGCACGGAGGACCCCTTCGTGAGGTATGCCGCGGGAGGCGTGACCACCTGGATCACGGCCCAGGCCGTGATCAACATCGGTGCGGTGCTCGGTCTGCTGCCGATCGCCGGTGTCCCGCTCCCGCTGTTCTCCTACGGAGGATCCGCCCTGCTGCCGACCATGTTCGCCATCGGGCTGCTGATCGCCTTCGCGCGTGAGGACCCCGCTGCACGGATGGCGCTTGCGATGCGGCAACCCCGCTTTGGTAAAAAGCGGACCAGGGGTTCTCAGCGGCCCCGGAGATGGAACACGATGCGACGGCGCGCCACTGCGGCGCGCTCGTCCGGAGAGCGGTGA
- the murF gene encoding UDP-N-acetylmuramoyl-tripeptide--D-alanyl-D-alanine ligase codes for MIALSLAEIAEVVGGQTHDIPDPSVQVTGPVVRDSREAGPGSLFVAFTGERVDGHDFAAQVVGAGAVAVLASRPVGVPAIVVEDVQAALGALARHVVGRLGTTLVALTGSAGKTSTKDLIAQVLQRKGPTVFTPGSLNNEIGLPLTALTATEETKFLVLEMGARGIGHIRYLTGLTPPKIGLVLNVGSAHIGEFGGREQIAQAKGELVESLPPAEEGGAAILNADDPYVRAMASRTKAKVVLFGESDEADVRAENVRLTDSGQPSFRLHTPSGASDVTMRLYGEHHVSNALAAAAVAHELGMPADEIARALSEAGSLSRWRMEVTERPDGVTVVNDAYNANPESMRAALRALAAMANGRRTWAVLGKMAELGDEALAEHDAVGRLAVRLNVSKLVAVGGREAAWLQLGAYNEGSWGEESVHVSDAQAAVDLLRSELRPGDVVLVKASRSVGLESVAQALLETGAEGEVAAR; via the coding sequence GTGATCGCCCTCTCCCTCGCCGAGATCGCAGAAGTCGTCGGCGGGCAGACGCACGACATACCGGACCCCTCCGTCCAGGTCACCGGACCGGTCGTCCGGGACTCGCGGGAGGCGGGTCCGGGCAGCCTCTTCGTCGCCTTCACCGGCGAGCGCGTGGACGGCCACGACTTCGCGGCCCAGGTCGTCGGGGCGGGCGCGGTGGCGGTGCTCGCCTCCCGCCCGGTCGGCGTGCCCGCGATCGTCGTCGAGGACGTCCAGGCGGCCCTCGGCGCCCTCGCCCGGCACGTCGTCGGACGCCTCGGCACCACCCTCGTCGCGCTCACCGGCTCGGCCGGCAAGACCAGCACCAAGGACCTCATCGCGCAGGTGCTGCAGCGCAAGGGGCCGACCGTCTTCACCCCCGGTTCGCTCAACAACGAGATCGGGCTGCCGCTCACCGCCCTCACCGCCACCGAGGAGACGAAGTTCCTCGTGCTGGAGATGGGCGCCCGCGGGATCGGCCACATCCGTTACCTCACCGGTCTGACGCCCCCGAAGATCGGTCTCGTCCTGAACGTCGGCTCCGCCCACATCGGCGAGTTCGGCGGCCGGGAGCAGATCGCGCAGGCGAAGGGCGAGTTGGTCGAGTCCCTGCCCCCGGCCGAGGAGGGCGGCGCCGCGATCCTCAACGCGGACGACCCCTACGTGCGGGCCATGGCCTCCCGTACGAAGGCGAAGGTGGTTCTTTTCGGAGAGTCCGACGAAGCGGACGTTCGGGCCGAGAACGTGCGACTCACGGACAGCGGACAGCCTTCCTTCAGGCTTCACACACCCTCCGGTGCATCCGATGTGACCATGCGCCTGTACGGTGAGCATCACGTGTCGAACGCGCTCGCCGCGGCCGCCGTCGCCCACGAGTTGGGCATGCCCGCAGACGAGATCGCCCGCGCACTCTCCGAGGCGGGCTCCCTCTCCCGCTGGCGGATGGAGGTCACCGAGCGCCCGGACGGCGTGACGGTCGTCAACGACGCCTACAACGCGAACCCCGAGTCCATGCGGGCCGCCCTGCGCGCGCTCGCGGCCATGGCCAACGGGCGTCGCACGTGGGCGGTGCTCGGCAAGATGGCCGAGCTCGGGGACGAGGCGCTCGCCGAGCACGACGCGGTCGGACGGCTCGCCGTCCGGCTCAACGTCAGCAAGCTCGTCGCGGTCGGGGGCAGGGAAGCCGCCTGGCTGCAACTGGGCGCATATAACGAGGGTTCGTGGGGTGAGGAGTCGGTGCACGTGTCCGACGCACAGGCGGCGGTCGACCTGTTGCGCAGCGAATTGCGCCCGGGAGACGTCGTACTCGTGAAGGCGTCCCGTTCGGTCGGGCTCGAGAGCGTGGCGCAGGCGCTGCTCGAGACCGGTGCCGAGGGTGAGGTCGCAGCCCGATGA
- the ftsZ gene encoding cell division protein FtsZ, with product MAAPQNYLAVIKVIGVGGGGVNAINRMIEVGLKGVEFIAINTDAQALLMSDADVKLDVGRELTRGLGAGANPAVGRKAAEDHREEIEEVLKGADMVFVTAGEGGGTGTGGAPVVANIARSLGALTIGVVTRPFTFEGRRRANQAEDGIAELREEVDTLIVIPNDRLLSISDRQVSVLDAFKSADQVLLSGVQGITDLITTPGLINLDFADVKSVMSEAGSALMGIGSARGDDRAVAAAEMAISSPLLEASIDGARGVLLSISGGSDLGLFEINEAAQLVSEAAHPEANIIFGAVIDDALGDEVRVTVIAAGFDGGQPPAKRENVLGSSSVKREEPAPARQPESRPSFGSLGSVKPKEDPEPVVPEPVNDIPVAQPPVPPSRTYDSAAEELDVPDFLK from the coding sequence GTGGCAGCACCGCAGAACTACCTCGCAGTCATCAAAGTCATCGGTGTCGGCGGCGGTGGTGTCAATGCCATCAACCGGATGATCGAGGTCGGTCTCAAGGGCGTCGAGTTCATCGCCATCAACACCGACGCGCAAGCCCTGTTGATGAGCGACGCCGACGTCAAGCTCGACGTCGGCCGTGAACTCACCCGCGGACTCGGCGCCGGAGCCAACCCGGCCGTCGGCCGCAAGGCCGCCGAGGACCACCGCGAGGAGATCGAGGAGGTCCTCAAGGGGGCCGACATGGTCTTCGTGACGGCCGGTGAAGGCGGCGGCACCGGCACCGGCGGCGCGCCCGTCGTGGCCAACATCGCCCGCTCGCTCGGTGCCCTCACCATCGGCGTGGTCACGCGCCCGTTCACCTTCGAGGGGCGGCGCCGCGCGAACCAGGCCGAGGACGGCATCGCCGAGCTCCGCGAAGAGGTCGACACCCTCATCGTCATCCCGAACGACCGGCTGCTGTCCATCTCGGACCGCCAGGTCTCGGTCCTCGACGCCTTCAAGTCGGCGGACCAGGTCCTGCTCTCCGGTGTCCAGGGCATCACCGACCTCATCACCACGCCCGGCCTGATCAACCTCGACTTCGCCGACGTGAAGTCGGTCATGTCGGAGGCCGGTTCGGCCCTCATGGGCATCGGCTCGGCCCGCGGCGACGACCGCGCGGTGGCCGCCGCCGAGATGGCCATCTCCTCCCCGCTGCTGGAAGCCTCCATCGACGGCGCCCGCGGCGTGCTGCTCTCCATCTCCGGCGGCAGCGACCTCGGTCTGTTCGAGATCAACGAGGCCGCCCAGCTGGTGAGCGAGGCCGCCCACCCGGAGGCCAACATCATCTTCGGCGCGGTGATCGACGACGCCCTCGGCGACGAGGTCCGGGTCACCGTGATCGCGGCCGGCTTCGACGGGGGCCAGCCGCCGGCCAAGCGGGAGAACGTCCTCGGTTCGTCGTCGGTCAAGCGCGAGGAGCCGGCCCCGGCGCGGCAGCCGGAGAGCCGCCCCTCCTTCGGCTCGCTCGGCAGCGTCAAGCCGAAGGAGGACCCGGAGCCGGTGGTCCCGGAGCCGGTGAACGACATCCCGGTCGCCCAGCCGCCGGTCCCGCCGTCGCGGACCTACGACAGCGCGGCCGAGGAACTGGACGTACCGGACTTCCTGAAGTGA
- the murD gene encoding UDP-N-acetylmuramoyl-L-alanine--D-glutamate ligase, with protein MGSGQVTSSVSSERPDFQGKHVTVAGLGVSGVPAAKALHGLGARVTVVNDGDDERARAQAAELERLGVTVRLGDGDTLPEGTDLIVTAPGWKPDKPLFAAAGRAGVPVWGDVELAWRLRGPDAAPWLAVTGTNGKTTTVQMLASILKAAGLRTAAVGNIGVSLLDAVLGEERYDVLAVELSSYQLHWAPSLRAHSAAVLNLAPDHLDWHGSMEAYARDKGRVYEGNRVACVYNVADKATEDLVREADVEEGCRAVGFTLGTPGPSQLGVVEGILVDRAFVENRHRNAQELAEVSDVNPPAPHNIANALAAAALARAFGVPASAVRDGLRAFTPDAHRIAHVADVDGVAYVDDSKATNTHAAEASLAAYGSIVWIAGGLAKGATFDELVAGAAKRLRGAVLIGRDRALIREALARHAPEVPVVDLDRTDTGAMLQAVQEARRLARPGDTVLLAPACASMDMFANYNRRGEAFARAVRELGA; from the coding sequence ATGGGCAGCGGACAAGTGACCTCCTCGGTGTCTTCGGAACGCCCGGACTTCCAGGGCAAGCACGTCACCGTCGCCGGGCTCGGCGTCTCCGGCGTCCCGGCGGCCAAGGCGCTGCACGGCCTCGGCGCGCGCGTCACGGTCGTCAACGACGGCGACGACGAGCGCGCCCGGGCCCAGGCGGCCGAGCTGGAACGGCTCGGCGTCACCGTCCGCCTCGGCGACGGCGACACCCTGCCCGAGGGCACCGACCTGATCGTCACCGCACCCGGCTGGAAGCCCGACAAGCCGCTGTTCGCCGCCGCCGGGCGGGCCGGCGTCCCCGTCTGGGGCGACGTCGAACTCGCCTGGCGGCTGCGCGGCCCCGACGCCGCCCCGTGGCTCGCCGTCACGGGCACCAACGGCAAGACGACGACCGTCCAGATGCTCGCCTCCATCCTGAAGGCGGCGGGCCTGCGCACCGCGGCCGTCGGCAACATCGGCGTCTCGCTGCTCGACGCGGTGCTCGGCGAGGAGCGCTACGACGTGCTCGCCGTGGAGCTGTCCAGCTACCAGCTCCACTGGGCGCCCTCCCTGCGCGCCCACTCGGCGGCGGTGCTGAACCTCGCCCCCGACCACCTCGACTGGCACGGCTCCATGGAGGCGTACGCCAGGGACAAGGGCCGCGTCTACGAGGGCAATCGCGTCGCCTGCGTCTACAACGTCGCCGACAAGGCCACCGAGGACCTGGTCCGCGAGGCCGACGTCGAGGAGGGCTGCCGCGCCGTCGGCTTCACCCTGGGCACCCCGGGCCCCTCCCAACTCGGCGTCGTGGAGGGCATCCTGGTCGACCGCGCCTTCGTGGAGAACCGGCACAGGAACGCCCAGGAGCTGGCCGAGGTCTCCGACGTGAACCCGCCGGCCCCGCACAACATCGCCAACGCCCTCGCGGCCGCCGCCCTCGCCCGCGCCTTCGGGGTGCCCGCGAGCGCCGTACGGGACGGCCTGCGGGCCTTCACCCCGGACGCCCACCGCATCGCGCACGTCGCCGACGTGGACGGCGTCGCCTACGTCGACGACTCCAAGGCCACCAACACGCACGCCGCCGAGGCCTCGTTGGCGGCGTACGGGTCGATCGTGTGGATCGCGGGCGGCCTGGCGAAGGGCGCGACCTTCGACGAACTGGTCGCGGGGGCGGCGAAGCGGCTGCGCGGCGCCGTCCTGATCGGCCGGGACCGCGCCCTGATCCGCGAAGCCCTCGCGCGACACGCCCCCGAGGTACCGGTGGTCGACCTCGACCGGACCGACACTGGGGCGATGCTCCAGGCCGTCCAGGAGGCGCGGCGGCTCGCCCGGCCCGGCGACACGGTGCTGCTGGCCCCGGCCTGCGCCTCGATGGACATGTTCGCCAACTACAACAGGCGCGGCGAGGCGTTCGCCCGGGCGGTGCGCGAGCTCGGCGCCTGA